In bacterium, the DNA window GGACTTCAATTTTAGGTGAGTTATTCTTGAGCGGAAGGGTATCTGTGACAAATAATTTTTTAAGCTCTGATTCTTCTATTTTTTGGGTCGCAGTTCCTGAAAGTACTGGATGTGTACAATAACAGTAAATATTATTTGCTCCCTCTCGTTTTAAAGCGTAAGCAGCATTTACAATTGTGCCTCCTGTAGATATTATATCATCTACAAGAAGAACATCCTTATCACTCACATCACCTACAACATTTGTCACATAAGCCTCATCAGGGGCAGGTCTGCGCTTGTTGATAATAGCAAGCGGTAAATTACCCATACGCTTTGCAAGTCCCTCAGCTCGCTTGGCACCACCTACATCAGGAGCTACAATTATAAGGTTTTTTAATTCCATCTTCTTGAACCGCTCTAAAATGACAGGTGTAGCGTATAAATGGTCTACAGGGATGTCAAAGAAGCCTTGAATTTGGGCTGCATGCAAATCTACAGTTAGTATTCTATCTGCTCTGGCTGTCCTTATAAGGTTTGCAATTAGTTTTGACGAGATTGGGACCCTGGGTTCATCTTTTTTATCTTGACGTGCATATCCAAAATAAGGAATTACTGCGGTTATCCTTTTTGCTGATGCCCTACATGCAGCATCTATCATTAGAAGGAGCTCAAGCAGATTTTCTGCTGGTGGATGAGTAGATTGGACTATAAATACATCTACTCCTCTCACATTTTCACCAATCTTTACCTCAATCTCACCATCTGAAAACCTATCTACTACAGCATCAGCTAACGGTAAGCCTAAATATTTACATATCCCTTTTGCTAAATCAGGATTTGAACTCCCGGTTAAAACTTTTAATTCATTCATTTAACCCCCATTTTAACTCGAGGGGATGGATTCGAACCACCATTAATGGCTCCAAAGGCCACTGTCCTGCCATTAGACGACCCTCGAAATTACAGTGGATAGTGGAAAGTGGGCAGTGTTATTCTTTGGTCGCTGTGGACTTCAATGCCTTTTTATACTCATCAATAACTGCCTTCTCTATCTCCTCACGTGTCTCATTGTTAAGAGGATGTGCAATATCCTTGAAACTGCCATTCCCAAGCTTTCTTGAAGGCATTGCAACAAAAAGACCTTTTGTCCCCTCTATTACTCTTAAATCAGTTACAACAAAGCAATCGTCAATTGTGATTGAGGCAAATGCTTTAAGCTTGGGCTCGTCACGCAGAGTTATCTTTACTCCGGTAATCTCCATCTTGTCCTCCTATAGCACAGTGATTAGTGCCAATCTGATGGGTACACTTACCACTACTCACTTGCCACTGCTATTAACTGCATTTACAAGTTTAACATCAAGACCTATAAATTTCTTATTAAGTTTTATATCTCTTTCCTGTAAAATTCCGTAAACACAAGAACCACTGCCAGAGAGTGAAGCCCCTAAGGCACCTAATTTAAGTATATTCTCTTTTATTTCTTGCAATTTGGGATAAGTCTGAAATACCAATTGCTCAAAGTCATTATAAAGATTTTGGCTCAACTCCTTAATATTCCCGTTTAAAATAGCATTTTTTGAAATCTTAAAGTTACATCGCTCTTTTGTCAAGTAATTTTTTACCTCCTTATAAGCCCATGCAGTAGAAATAGAAAATTTGGGGTAAACTAAAATAAACCAGAGAGGTGCTTCTAAATGGGGGAGAGGCGTTATAATATCACCTCTTCCTTTTATAAATGCTATACCACCTTTAAGAAAGAATGGAACATCAGAACCTAGTTCTAATGCAAGCTTAAAAAGAGCATCGTAACTCAAAAGATTGCCAAAAAGATTGTTTAATCCAACAAGCGTCTTAGCTGCACAGGAACTACCACCACCTAAACCGGCACCAATCCAGATTTGCTTTGTGAGGTTGATTTTGACGCCAGTTTTAATACGCATTCGTGTTAGAAAGAGATTAGCGGCTTTAAAACACATATTCTCTTTACCATATGGAGGACAATTAGATGAAAAATCAATTCCATGGCTATTCTTAGAAATCTCAAGTTCGTCAAAAAAATTAATAGTCTGCATAATAGTCTCAATATTATGATACCCATCAGGTCTCTCACCTACAATTTTAAGCCCCAAATTTACTTTAGCATAAGCTTTAAGTAACATTATTATTTATAGGAATGTTGAATTTGTACTGTTATTTTAAGATAGCCAATTTTCAAGCTTTAGCCCTTGAATTCTATGAAAATCAGCGTCATCTGAAACAAGGATCAAGTTACTGGTTTTTGTTGTGGAAGCAATTAAAATATCCGCATCTTCAATAAGTTTTCCTCTCTGTTGCAAATTTGCGTAAATTTCCGCAGCTTCGTCAAAAACAGACTGAGTATCTAATAAAATCAAACCAAATTT includes these proteins:
- the ispE gene encoding 4-(cytidine 5'-diphospho)-2-C-methyl-D-erythritol kinase, whose protein sequence is MLLKAYAKVNLGLKIVGERPDGYHNIETIMQTINFFDELEISKNSHGIDFSSNCPPYGKENMCFKAANLFLTRMRIKTGVKINLTKQIWIGAGLGGGSSCAAKTLVGLNNLFGNLLSYDALFKLALELGSDVPFFLKGGIAFIKGRGDIITPLPHLEAPLWFILVYPKFSISTAWAYKEVKNYLTKERCNFKISKNAILNGNIKELSQNLYNDFEQLVFQTYPKLQEIKENILKLGALGASLSGSGSCVYGILQERDIKLNKKFIGLDVKLVNAVNSSGK
- a CDS encoding ribose-phosphate pyrophosphokinase; its protein translation is MNELKVLTGSSNPDLAKGICKYLGLPLADAVVDRFSDGEIEVKIGENVRGVDVFIVQSTHPPAENLLELLLMIDAACRASAKRITAVIPYFGYARQDKKDEPRVPISSKLIANLIRTARADRILTVDLHAAQIQGFFDIPVDHLYATPVILERFKKMELKNLIIVAPDVGGAKRAEGLAKRMGNLPLAIINKRRPAPDEAYVTNVVGDVSDKDVLLVDDIISTGGTIVNAAYALKREGANNIYCYCTHPVLSGTATQKIEESELKKLFVTDTLPLKNNSPKIEVLSIANLLGEAILRIHKETSVSSLFI
- a CDS encoding type II toxin-antitoxin system VapC family toxin, whose protein sequence is MTYVLDTNIITAILKGDEKVKRKVQRVVIEGEEIYINGISYYEIKRGLLAAKATSQLEKFHILCKKFGLILLDTQSVFDEAAEIYANLQQRGKLIEDADILIASTTKTSNLILVSDDADFHRIQGLKLENWLS
- the spoVG gene encoding septation regulator SpoVG → MEITGVKITLRDEPKLKAFASITIDDCFVVTDLRVIEGTKGLFVAMPSRKLGNGSFKDIAHPLNNETREEIEKAVIDEYKKALKSTATKE